In Rubrivirga marina, the following are encoded in one genomic region:
- a CDS encoding TonB-dependent receptor, whose product MSRTPHWGAVLVALALLLGPPAAAQVSSTAVSGRVLDAETEAALPGVTVLVDGSTLGTSTDETGRFRFVLPRPEATLTVSFIGYRTERVAAHAGGDLTVRLAPSTSDLQPVVVTGSRTARARAEAPVALSAITAADLQATRPNLLADALNRAPGVYMADLGNEQHAMSIRQPISYKPFYVYLEDGVPIRPAGLFNHNALIEVNMAAADQIEIVRGPGSSLYGAGAIGGAVNVSTPAPSVAPLGEVALRGGGAGYGRADLEVSGTAGGTGLYAGGYVAGQRGGFREHSDYEKASLSLRADRALGDWQLSATASLHSLTTDTDGSLDSTNFFGNGVTSQQTFTNREVRAGRASLRADRVWSARQRTTATLFGRANRVGQTPHYRLRLNAADPTRASGEVNDNAFQSVGLLAQHEAVFSRARLLVGGIVDLTPAGYVANYIDVRRDPATGVFTGFTATDSLLTDYDVTLTNLAAFAQGEVEPVERLKLVAGVRVDRVGYDLDNHLPSGSFSGAADRSDTFSRVTPRVGAVYAVTPQTGLYANASQGFLPPEAGELYRGVQVPTLRPATFDSYEIGGFVQALGGRLAADASVYRMTGQDEIVSVRQPDGSSQDQNAGATRHEGVELALAIQPASAVTVRLSGTAAQHTYLDFLVDEREGRELRYDGNRMELAPEHVVNAEVAVRPPALRGLRLAAEVQRVGPYWMDPQNTARYDGHTVLNLRAQYAGDRLGGLELWANLLNATDALYATTAAVSFGRKQYTPGLPRSVTVGLGYHFGR is encoded by the coding sequence ATGTCTCGCACTCCCCATTGGGGCGCCGTGCTCGTCGCGCTGGCGCTCCTCCTCGGGCCGCCCGCCGCGGCCCAGGTGTCCTCCACCGCCGTCTCCGGCCGCGTCCTCGACGCGGAGACCGAGGCGGCCCTCCCCGGCGTCACCGTCCTCGTGGACGGCAGCACGCTCGGGACCTCGACCGACGAGACCGGCCGGTTCCGGTTCGTCCTCCCCCGCCCCGAGGCCACGCTCACGGTCTCGTTCATCGGCTACCGCACCGAGCGCGTCGCCGCCCACGCAGGGGGCGACCTGACGGTCCGCCTCGCGCCGTCGACTTCGGACCTCCAGCCCGTCGTGGTGACGGGCAGCCGGACGGCCCGGGCCCGGGCCGAGGCGCCCGTCGCCCTCTCCGCCATCACGGCCGCCGACCTCCAGGCGACGCGGCCCAACCTCCTCGCCGACGCGCTCAACCGCGCGCCCGGCGTCTACATGGCTGACCTCGGCAACGAGCAGCACGCCATGTCGATCCGCCAGCCGATCTCGTACAAGCCGTTCTACGTCTACCTCGAGGACGGCGTGCCGATCCGGCCGGCCGGGCTGTTCAACCACAACGCGCTCATCGAGGTCAACATGGCCGCGGCGGACCAGATCGAGATCGTCCGCGGGCCGGGCTCGTCGCTCTACGGGGCCGGCGCCATCGGCGGCGCCGTCAACGTCTCGACGCCGGCGCCCAGCGTGGCGCCGCTCGGCGAGGTCGCCCTCCGGGGCGGCGGCGCGGGCTACGGCCGGGCCGACCTCGAGGTGTCGGGGACGGCCGGCGGGACCGGCCTCTACGCCGGCGGCTACGTCGCCGGCCAGCGCGGCGGCTTCCGCGAGCACTCGGACTACGAGAAGGCCTCGCTGTCACTCCGTGCCGACCGCGCCCTCGGCGACTGGCAGCTCTCAGCGACGGCCTCGCTCCACTCGCTCACGACCGACACCGACGGCTCGCTCGACAGCACCAACTTTTTCGGGAACGGCGTGACGAGCCAGCAGACGTTCACCAACCGGGAGGTCCGCGCCGGCCGCGCCTCGCTCCGCGCCGACCGCGTCTGGAGCGCCAGACAGCGGACGACGGCGACGCTCTTCGGCCGCGCCAACCGCGTCGGCCAGACGCCGCACTACCGACTCCGCCTGAACGCGGCCGACCCGACCCGCGCCTCCGGCGAGGTCAACGACAACGCGTTCCAGAGCGTCGGCCTGCTCGCCCAGCACGAGGCGGTGTTCTCGCGCGCCCGGCTCCTCGTCGGCGGGATCGTGGACCTCACGCCGGCCGGCTACGTGGCGAACTACATCGACGTCCGGCGCGACCCGGCGACCGGCGTGTTCACGGGCTTCACCGCCACCGACTCGCTCCTCACCGACTACGACGTCACGCTCACGAACCTCGCGGCGTTCGCGCAGGGCGAGGTCGAGCCGGTCGAGCGCCTCAAGCTGGTCGCGGGCGTCCGCGTCGACCGCGTGGGGTACGACCTCGACAACCACCTCCCATCCGGCTCGTTCTCCGGCGCGGCCGACCGCTCGGACACGTTCTCGCGCGTCACGCCGCGCGTCGGCGCCGTCTACGCGGTCACGCCGCAGACGGGGCTCTACGCGAACGCCAGCCAGGGCTTCCTCCCGCCCGAGGCCGGCGAGCTGTACCGGGGCGTCCAGGTCCCGACGCTCCGCCCGGCGACGTTCGACTCGTACGAGATCGGCGGATTCGTTCAGGCCTTGGGCGGTCGACTCGCCGCGGACGCGTCGGTGTACCGGATGACGGGCCAGGACGAGATCGTCTCCGTCCGCCAACCCGACGGGTCGAGCCAGGACCAGAACGCGGGCGCGACGCGGCACGAGGGCGTCGAACTCGCGCTCGCCATCCAGCCGGCGTCGGCCGTCACCGTCCGGCTCTCAGGCACGGCTGCGCAGCATACGTACCTCGACTTCCTCGTCGACGAGCGCGAGGGCCGCGAGCTCCGCTACGACGGGAACCGGATGGAGCTCGCGCCCGAGCACGTCGTCAACGCCGAGGTGGCCGTGCGGCCGCCCGCCCTCCGCGGGCTCCGCCTCGCGGCCGAGGTCCAGCGCGTCGGGCCGTACTGGATGGACCCGCAGAACACCGCGCGCTACGACGGGCACACGGTCCTCAACCTCCGCGCGCAGTACGCGGGCGACCGCCTCGGCGGGCTCGAGCTGTGGGCGAACCTCCTCAACGCCACCGACGCGCTCTACGCGACGACGGCCGCGGTCTCGTTCGGGCGGAAGCAGTACACGCCCGGCCTCCCGCGCTCCGTCACGGTCGGTCTCGGCTACCACTTTGGACGATGA
- a CDS encoding sialidase family protein: MTRSLLLALAVTLGACGPPDSSASPSDAPSGVIEGAAAPVVTANAVAWVEGDGDARRLVVLPDGAEVSVEVARGQISAHGQAGPRLAPGPDGTLYVAFVEERAVEGRRFPASDLKLARSVDGGRTWAAPVAVHPDPGFPTGHTFHDLAVGPDGAVYVSWLDGTAKDRYRIEHAAEADEARGAHGHHGAPDEPGTDLAVARSTDGGRTFSAPVVVAKGTCECCRTALAVADDGVLYAAWRHVFPGTERDLALARSTDGGATWSEPTRVHEDGWAIEACPHAGGALAVAADGAVTVAWPTGADGRSGTWRATSTDGGATFGAPEPLLTNAPLGQVAAARDGRGRLWLAWEDPRSTDVFVHRPGAPDTVRVAGAAPALTGTADGWRLAWATEGGARVASGS; the protein is encoded by the coding sequence ATGACCCGCTCCCTCCTCCTCGCGCTCGCGGTCACCCTCGGCGCGTGCGGCCCGCCCGATTCGTCCGCCTCCCCGTCCGACGCGCCCTCCGGCGTGATCGAGGGCGCGGCGGCGCCCGTGGTCACGGCCAACGCCGTCGCCTGGGTCGAGGGTGACGGCGACGCCCGCCGCCTCGTCGTTCTTCCGGACGGAGCCGAGGTCTCCGTCGAGGTGGCTCGCGGGCAGATCTCGGCGCACGGCCAGGCCGGTCCGCGCCTCGCCCCTGGCCCCGACGGCACGCTCTACGTCGCCTTCGTCGAAGAACGGGCCGTCGAGGGGCGCCGCTTCCCCGCGTCCGATCTCAAGCTGGCCCGGTCCGTCGACGGCGGCCGGACGTGGGCCGCGCCCGTGGCGGTCCACCCCGACCCCGGCTTCCCGACCGGCCACACGTTCCACGACCTCGCCGTGGGCCCCGACGGCGCGGTCTATGTGAGCTGGCTCGACGGGACGGCGAAGGACCGCTACCGGATCGAGCACGCCGCCGAGGCGGACGAAGCCCGCGGAGCGCACGGCCACCACGGCGCGCCGGACGAGCCGGGTACGGACCTCGCCGTGGCCCGATCCACCGACGGCGGGCGGACGTTCTCCGCTCCCGTCGTCGTCGCCAAGGGGACGTGCGAGTGCTGCCGGACGGCCCTCGCCGTCGCCGACGACGGCGTGCTCTACGCCGCGTGGCGCCACGTCTTCCCGGGGACGGAGCGCGACCTCGCCCTGGCCCGCTCGACCGACGGCGGCGCGACGTGGTCCGAGCCGACGCGCGTGCACGAGGACGGCTGGGCCATCGAGGCGTGCCCCCACGCCGGCGGCGCCCTGGCCGTTGCCGCCGACGGCGCCGTGACGGTCGCCTGGCCGACGGGCGCCGACGGGCGCTCCGGCACGTGGCGCGCGACCTCGACCGACGGCGGCGCGACGTTCGGCGCGCCCGAGCCGCTCCTGACGAACGCGCCGCTCGGCCAGGTCGCCGCCGCGCGCGACGGCCGGGGCCGGCTGTGGCTCGCCTGGGAGGATCCCCGCTCGACCGACGTGTTCGTCCACCGCCCCGGCGCCCCCGACACGGTCCGCGTGGCCGGCGCGGCGCCCGCCCTCACCGGCACCGCCGACGGCTGGCGGCTCGCCTGGGCGACCGAGGGCGGCGCCCGGGTCGCGTCCGGCTCCTGA
- a CDS encoding DNA polymerase I, protein MADQPSLFDAADPAPEAEVVVSLPDDLDDDALDHLGDDSARETLFLADAMALAYRAFFSMKNATLNSPDGTDTRTLYGFTSALLKLLEDHQPEHIAVVFDKLGGKPTFRDQLYDDYKAHRPPMPPEIKSNIPLIKRLVEAFDIPVLEVEGVEADDVIGTLAKRAEDEGVDAVIFSADKDFRQLLSDRISMLRPPYMGETFDRETPETFREKYGGLEPPMFIDILALMGDASDNVPGVPGIGEKTAIKLLDQYGSVEALIEHADDLKGKRAREGMTDHADDARLSKKLVTIRCDVPLDLDWHTLRRTDPDLDEVEALFNEVGFGARLRNRVRDYAAGRQRKRADGQPGRAFTTLPEDDPSLSFDFGPYTPVTAMDEDAVEYTTVYEKDDLDAAVEVVDGAERLSFDTETTSTDPMHARLVGVSLAKQERRAVYLPTPLPDGTPEADALDAIRAALENPDLPKVGHNVKYDLEVLARHGVTVRGPLFDTMVAHYLLNPEASHKMDDVASFHLNYRPQPITDLIGTGKNAITMDQVPVEDVGPYACEDADVTLRLVPVLTEALREVDGGKGRLLQIAEEIEFPLVPVLAAMEMAGVKVDEKVLAEIREGLEAQMADLETQIYEQAGREFTIGSPKQIGEVLFNDPPTDEDHQAYQTWLQDMRDYEAGETPEGEKPKTKKQLSEEAPTFGLGLQPLGKTRTGQPKTDERVLSELAQEHVLPALILDWRQVSKLKSTYVDKLPELIHPDTGRVHTDYNQTVAATGRLSSTNPNLQNIPIRTDLGKEIRKAFVAEPGHVLMAADYAQIELRIIAHMSGDPDLIQAFAEEKDIHTATAARVFDVDYDDVTRGQRDRVKQVNYGIPYGISAFGLANRLRIGNKEAQALIDQYRQSYPRVIQFLDGLMEEARDRGYVETLLGRRRYVPQITSRNPNDRAYAERIAVNMPIQGTQADMIKIAMIAIHQGLADVSEGARMILQVHDELVFEVPEGDVDAVSQFVSEQMKAALPLGDVPIVVEVGVADNWLDAH, encoded by the coding sequence ATGGCCGACCAGCCCTCCCTCTTCGACGCCGCCGACCCCGCCCCCGAGGCCGAGGTCGTCGTCTCGCTTCCCGACGACCTCGACGACGACGCGCTCGACCACCTCGGCGACGACTCCGCCCGCGAGACGCTCTTCCTCGCCGACGCGATGGCCCTCGCCTACCGGGCCTTCTTCTCGATGAAGAACGCGACGCTCAACTCGCCCGACGGTACCGACACGCGGACGCTCTACGGCTTCACCAGCGCGCTCCTCAAGCTCCTCGAGGACCACCAGCCCGAGCACATCGCCGTCGTGTTCGACAAGCTCGGGGGCAAGCCCACCTTCCGCGACCAGCTCTACGACGACTACAAGGCCCACCGGCCGCCCATGCCGCCGGAGATCAAGTCGAACATCCCGCTCATCAAGCGGCTCGTGGAGGCGTTCGACATCCCCGTCCTCGAGGTCGAGGGCGTCGAGGCCGACGATGTGATCGGGACGCTCGCCAAGCGGGCCGAGGACGAGGGCGTCGACGCCGTCATCTTCTCGGCGGACAAGGACTTCCGCCAGTTGCTTTCGGATCGCATTTCGATGCTCCGGCCGCCCTACATGGGCGAGACGTTCGACCGCGAGACGCCGGAGACCTTCCGCGAGAAGTACGGCGGGCTCGAGCCCCCGATGTTCATCGACATCCTCGCGCTCATGGGCGACGCGTCGGACAACGTGCCGGGCGTGCCGGGCATCGGCGAGAAGACGGCCATCAAGCTCCTCGACCAGTACGGCTCGGTCGAGGCGCTCATCGAGCACGCCGACGACCTCAAGGGCAAGCGCGCCCGCGAGGGCATGACGGACCACGCCGACGACGCCCGCCTCTCGAAGAAGCTCGTCACGATCCGCTGCGACGTCCCGCTCGACCTCGACTGGCACACGCTCCGCCGGACCGACCCCGACCTCGACGAGGTCGAGGCGCTCTTCAACGAGGTCGGCTTCGGAGCGCGGCTCCGCAACCGCGTCCGCGACTACGCCGCCGGCCGCCAGCGAAAGCGGGCCGACGGCCAGCCCGGCCGCGCGTTCACGACGCTCCCCGAGGACGACCCGTCCCTCTCGTTCGACTTCGGCCCGTACACGCCGGTCACGGCGATGGACGAGGACGCCGTCGAGTACACGACGGTCTACGAGAAGGACGACCTCGACGCCGCCGTGGAGGTGGTCGACGGCGCCGAGCGGCTGTCGTTCGACACGGAGACGACCTCGACCGACCCGATGCACGCCCGTCTCGTCGGCGTGTCGCTGGCGAAGCAGGAGAGGCGCGCCGTCTACCTCCCGACGCCGCTCCCCGACGGGACGCCCGAGGCGGACGCCCTCGACGCCATCCGCGCCGCGCTCGAGAACCCCGACCTCCCGAAGGTCGGGCACAACGTGAAGTATGACCTCGAAGTCCTGGCCCGACACGGCGTGACGGTCCGCGGCCCGCTCTTCGACACGATGGTGGCCCACTACCTCCTCAACCCGGAGGCGAGCCACAAGATGGACGACGTCGCCAGCTTCCACCTCAACTACCGGCCGCAGCCGATCACCGACCTCATCGGGACCGGCAAAAACGCGATCACGATGGACCAGGTACCGGTCGAGGACGTTGGCCCGTACGCCTGCGAGGACGCCGACGTGACGCTCCGCCTCGTCCCTGTGCTCACCGAGGCGCTCCGGGAGGTCGACGGCGGGAAGGGCCGGCTGCTCCAGATCGCGGAGGAGATCGAGTTCCCGCTCGTCCCCGTCCTCGCGGCCATGGAGATGGCCGGCGTCAAGGTCGACGAAAAGGTGTTGGCCGAGATCCGCGAGGGGCTGGAGGCGCAGATGGCGGACCTCGAGACGCAGATCTATGAGCAGGCCGGGCGCGAGTTCACGATCGGATCGCCCAAGCAGATCGGCGAGGTCCTGTTCAACGACCCGCCGACGGACGAGGACCACCAGGCCTACCAGACCTGGCTCCAGGACATGAGGGACTACGAGGCGGGCGAGACGCCGGAGGGCGAGAAGCCGAAGACCAAGAAGCAGCTGTCGGAAGAAGCGCCGACGTTCGGGCTCGGCCTCCAGCCGCTCGGCAAGACGCGGACGGGCCAGCCGAAGACCGACGAGCGCGTCCTGAGCGAGCTCGCCCAGGAGCACGTCCTCCCGGCCCTCATCCTCGACTGGCGGCAGGTCTCCAAACTCAAGAGCACCTACGTCGACAAGCTCCCGGAGCTGATCCACCCCGACACGGGCCGCGTCCACACCGACTACAACCAGACGGTCGCCGCGACGGGCCGGCTGTCGTCGACGAACCCGAACCTCCAGAACATCCCGATCCGGACGGACCTGGGGAAGGAGATCCGCAAGGCGTTCGTGGCGGAGCCCGGCCACGTCCTGATGGCGGCCGACTACGCGCAGATCGAGCTCCGCATCATCGCCCACATGTCGGGCGACCCGGACCTGATACAGGCGTTCGCCGAGGAGAAGGACATCCACACGGCGACGGCCGCGCGCGTGTTCGACGTGGACTACGACGACGTCACGCGCGGCCAGCGCGACCGCGTCAAGCAGGTCAACTACGGCATCCCGTACGGCATCTCGGCCTTCGGCCTTGCCAACCGGCTCCGGATCGGCAACAAGGAGGCGCAGGCGCTCATCGACCAGTACCGCCAGTCGTACCCGCGCGTCATCCAGTTCCTAGACGGGCTGATGGAGGAGGCCCGCGACCGCGGCTACGTCGAGACGCTGCTGGGCCGGCGCCGCTACGTCCCGCAGATCACGTCCCGCAACCCGAACGACCGGGCCTACGCCGAGCGGATCGCGGTGAACATGCCGATCCAGGGTACGCAGGCCGACATGATCAAAATCGCCATGATCGCCATCCACCAGGGGCTGGCCGACGTGTCTGAGGGCGCCCGGATGATCCTCCAGGTCCATGACGAGCTCGTGTTCGAGGTGCCCGAGGGCGACGTCGACGCGGTCTCCCAGTTCGTGTCGGAGCAGATGAAGGCCGCGCTCCCGCTCGGCGACGTGCCCATCGTGGTCGAGGTCGGCGTGGCCGACAACTGGCTCGACGCGCACTGA
- a CDS encoding HAD family hydrolase, translating to MPVLLFDIDGTLLQSNGVGRQSVNAALAALAGETFDFSDITFSGKTDRQIFREVLEAGRRCGLDVSADQADRFGELYQREMEQNLPAATVEALPGAVDLVRQLADDDAEVGMLTGNLEPLAYAKVERIGLGEAELPFGAFGSDHHDRNALPAVAAQRASERYGREVPTSELVIIGDTPRDIACARAAGALVVAVATGRFDARQLREADVVLDSLEAFSLDALPAAA from the coding sequence ATGCCCGTCCTCCTCTTCGACATCGACGGCACGCTGCTCCAATCGAACGGCGTCGGCCGGCAGTCCGTGAACGCGGCGCTCGCGGCCCTCGCCGGCGAGACGTTCGACTTTTCCGACATCACGTTCTCGGGCAAGACGGACCGCCAGATCTTCCGCGAGGTCCTGGAGGCCGGCCGCCGCTGCGGGCTCGACGTCTCGGCGGACCAGGCCGACCGGTTCGGCGAGCTGTACCAGCGGGAGATGGAGCAGAACCTCCCCGCTGCCACCGTCGAGGCGCTCCCGGGCGCCGTCGACCTCGTCCGCCAGTTGGCCGACGACGACGCCGAGGTGGGGATGCTCACGGGCAACCTCGAGCCGCTGGCCTACGCCAAGGTCGAGCGGATCGGGCTGGGCGAGGCCGAGCTCCCGTTCGGCGCCTTCGGCAGCGACCACCACGACCGGAACGCGCTCCCGGCCGTCGCCGCGCAGCGCGCGTCGGAGCGCTACGGCCGCGAGGTCCCAACGTCGGAGCTCGTCATCATCGGCGACACGCCGCGCGACATCGCGTGCGCCCGCGCCGCCGGCGCTCTCGTGGTCGCCGTGGCCACGGGCCGGTTCGACGCCCGCCAGCTCCGCGAGGCCGACGTCGTGCTCGACTCGCTGGAGGCGTTCTCGCTCGACGCGCTCCCGGCCGCGGCCTGA
- a CDS encoding endonuclease has product MRLLTVALFAGLLATAAPAQTSVFPDFTGEQLLDSLRATYTPFRTLGYNLARDQLYQYEQDADGELCGVYTGYCVELTPGADPSTDAFDKGINAEHTWPQSFGAADEPARSDLHNLFPAKEDVNSARGNKPFGEIPDAQTTTWYRGAASQSAIPTADLDEWSEDRSGLFEPREDHKGNAARAVFYFYTIYPNAITSSGDAFFDGMLQDLLSWNDMDPADDEERARSAWIETRQRSENPFVLDGTLARRAFAPETVAAEDGPEGGLAVALYPNPSVGRVTIEADGARELRAEVVDLLGRRVRVVRAAPGADRLALDLGDVPAGVYVVRVVAGGATATRRVTVVR; this is encoded by the coding sequence GTGCGCCTCCTCACCGTCGCTCTCTTCGCGGGGCTCCTCGCCACTGCCGCCCCCGCCCAGACCTCGGTCTTCCCGGACTTCACCGGCGAGCAACTCCTCGACTCGCTCCGCGCGACCTACACGCCGTTCCGGACGCTCGGCTACAATCTCGCCCGCGACCAGCTCTACCAGTACGAGCAGGACGCCGACGGCGAGCTCTGCGGCGTCTACACCGGCTACTGCGTCGAGCTCACGCCCGGCGCCGACCCGTCGACGGACGCCTTCGACAAGGGGATCAACGCCGAGCACACGTGGCCCCAGTCGTTCGGCGCCGCCGACGAGCCGGCTCGCTCGGACCTCCACAACCTGTTCCCGGCCAAGGAGGACGTGAACTCCGCCCGTGGCAACAAGCCGTTCGGCGAGATCCCCGACGCCCAGACGACGACGTGGTATCGCGGCGCGGCGTCGCAGTCGGCGATCCCCACCGCCGACCTCGACGAGTGGAGTGAGGACCGATCGGGCCTGTTCGAGCCCCGAGAGGACCACAAGGGGAACGCGGCTCGCGCCGTGTTCTACTTCTACACGATCTACCCGAACGCCATCACGTCGTCCGGCGACGCCTTCTTCGACGGGATGCTCCAGGACCTCCTGAGCTGGAACGACATGGACCCAGCCGACGACGAGGAGCGCGCGCGGAGCGCCTGGATCGAGACGCGTCAGCGCTCGGAGAACCCGTTCGTCCTCGACGGGACGCTCGCGCGGCGGGCCTTCGCGCCCGAGACGGTCGCCGCCGAGGACGGACCGGAAGGTGGTCTCGCCGTCGCGCTCTACCCGAACCCCAGCGTCGGCCGCGTGACGATCGAGGCGGACGGAGCGCGCGAGCTGCGGGCCGAGGTCGTCGACCTGCTCGGGCGCCGCGTCCGCGTCGTGCGCGCCGCGCCCGGCGCGGATCGGTTGGCGCTCGACCTCGGCGACGTGCCGGCCGGCGTGTACGTCGTCCGCGTCGTGGCCGGCGGCGCGACGGCGACGCGGCGCGTGACGGTGGTCCGGTAG
- a CDS encoding fructosamine kinase family protein has translation MALELPDLVRTSVESAAGDVRLVQPVGGGDVSHAARVETSDGAVFVKWAEGEAGQTYAAEAEGLAALAEAAGPDLVVPTPLTTRAPDGDGPGVLVLPWIEGGHPTVLAWRRFGAALAALHRSDAPGVGYGWDADNWIGSKPQRNGWRTSWPTFFGEHRLRAQAETVRQRGAWDAAWDGLLDGLIRRLPELIPERPPRSLLHGDLWGGNAVPTADGRFALIDPAVSVGHREADLAMTELFGGFDGSFYEAYREAWPLEPGYGVRCEVYNLFHLTNHLTHGAGYRAPVERTLRRFGA, from the coding sequence ATGGCTCTCGAACTCCCCGACCTCGTCCGCACCTCCGTCGAATCCGCCGCCGGCGACGTGAGGCTGGTTCAGCCGGTGGGTGGGGGCGACGTCTCGCACGCCGCGCGCGTCGAGACGAGCGACGGCGCCGTCTTCGTCAAGTGGGCCGAGGGCGAGGCGGGGCAGACGTACGCAGCCGAGGCTGAGGGGCTGGCGGCGCTCGCCGAGGCGGCCGGGCCCGACCTCGTGGTGCCGACGCCACTCACCACACGCGCCCCGGACGGTGACGGCCCCGGCGTCCTCGTGCTCCCGTGGATCGAGGGCGGGCACCCGACCGTACTCGCCTGGAGGCGGTTCGGAGCGGCGCTCGCTGCGCTCCACCGCTCCGATGCGCCGGGTGTCGGCTACGGGTGGGACGCGGACAACTGGATCGGGAGCAAGCCGCAGCGGAACGGCTGGCGGACGTCGTGGCCGACGTTCTTCGGCGAGCACCGGCTCCGGGCGCAGGCCGAGACGGTCCGCCAGCGCGGCGCGTGGGACGCGGCGTGGGACGGTCTGCTCGACGGTCTCATCCGTCGGCTCCCGGAGTTGATCCCGGAGCGGCCCCCGCGGTCGCTCCTCCACGGCGACCTCTGGGGCGGCAACGCCGTCCCCACCGCCGACGGCCGGTTCGCCCTCATCGACCCCGCCGTGTCCGTCGGTCACCGCGAGGCGGACCTCGCCATGACCGAGCTCTTCGGCGGGTTCGACGGCTCGTTCTACGAGGCCTACCGCGAGGCGTGGCCCCTCGAGCCGGGGTACGGGGTGCGGTGCGAGGTCTACAACCTGTTCCACCTCACGAACCACCTCACGCACGGGGCCGGCTACCGAGCGCCCGTCGAGCGGACGCTCCGCCGGTTCGGCGCGTAG
- a CDS encoding low molecular weight protein-tyrosine-phosphatase has product MPDRPVRVLFVCLGNICRSPLAEGLFQQKVTEAGLADRLIVDSAGTGGWHVGAPPDRRMSATAAERGTDLSALKARQLERADLDEYDHVFVMDKSNLHDTLALDPDGDHGTRVRLFREFDPEPGDFQVPDPYYGGPEGFDRVYDIVDRTTDAILDRLRSVYGWDDEG; this is encoded by the coding sequence ATGCCCGACCGCCCCGTCCGCGTCCTCTTCGTCTGCCTCGGCAACATCTGCCGGAGCCCGCTCGCCGAGGGCCTCTTCCAGCAGAAGGTGACCGAGGCGGGCCTGGCCGACCGCCTGATCGTCGACTCGGCCGGGACCGGCGGGTGGCACGTCGGCGCGCCGCCGGACCGGCGGATGAGCGCGACCGCCGCCGAACGGGGGACGGACCTCTCGGCGCTGAAGGCCCGCCAGCTCGAACGGGCCGACCTCGACGAGTACGACCACGTGTTCGTCATGGACAAGTCGAACCTCCACGACACCCTCGCGCTCGACCCCGACGGAGACCACGGCACGCGCGTCCGCCTCTTCCGCGAGTTCGACCCCGAGCCCGGCGACTTCCAGGTGCCCGACCCCTACTACGGCGGCCCCGAGGGCTTCGACCGCGTCTACGACATCGTCGACCGGACGACCGACGCCATCCTCGACAGGCTCCGCAGCGTCTACGGGTGGGACGACGAGGGCTGA
- a CDS encoding PspC domain-containing protein, with the protein MSTRSRSRGRTSETEAYDDEFGLVTDDDIVAFMAEQEIEEEELEEKEAGFWNLQTASGIGLIGLGALYSLQLLGLFPLGSAVLYNLVQVLPIFAAILIMLTGFGVLSWSPAARRRKKARKRAARRRQQQRRAARKTVGRTPRSETSTGDAAGKAASKAFRQAEKALRTAGRAAGRVTDEAFERRATARRAGRTRLAKDRKNRKITGVAAGMANYFGLDPTVVRIGWVVAAIFTNFAAVIPYLILTAVLKNEEDLEDDDDPILRITDD; encoded by the coding sequence ATGTCCACCCGCTCCCGAAGCCGCGGCCGTACGTCCGAGACCGAGGCCTACGATGATGAGTTCGGCCTTGTCACCGACGACGACATCGTCGCGTTCATGGCCGAGCAGGAGATCGAGGAGGAGGAGCTCGAGGAGAAGGAGGCCGGGTTCTGGAACCTCCAGACGGCCTCGGGGATCGGCCTCATCGGCCTCGGCGCGCTCTACAGCCTCCAGCTCCTCGGCCTGTTCCCGCTCGGCAGCGCGGTCCTGTACAACCTCGTCCAGGTGCTCCCGATATTCGCGGCCATCCTCATCATGCTGACGGGCTTCGGGGTCCTCTCGTGGAGCCCGGCGGCGCGGCGGCGGAAGAAGGCCCGCAAGCGGGCGGCCCGGCGGCGCCAGCAGCAGCGGCGGGCCGCGCGGAAGACCGTCGGCCGGACACCCCGGAGCGAGACGTCGACGGGCGACGCGGCTGGCAAGGCGGCGTCGAAGGCGTTCCGCCAGGCGGAGAAGGCGCTCCGCACGGCCGGGCGAGCCGCCGGGCGCGTGACCGACGAGGCGTTCGAGCGCCGCGCCACGGCGCGCCGCGCGGGCCGGACCCGCCTCGCCAAGGACCGGAAGAACCGGAAAATTACCGGCGTCGCCGCCGGCATGGCCAACTACTTCGGCCTCGACCCAACCGTCGTCCGGATCGGGTGGGTCGTCGCGGCCATCTTCACCAACTTCGCCGCCGTCATCCCCTACCTCATCTTGACGGCGGTCTTGAAGAACGAGGAGGACTTGGAGGACGACGACGACCCGATCCTGCGGATCACGGACGACTAG